The window GTTCAAGGACGCCGCGGGCCAGTTGGGCGAGATGCAGCAGTTGCAGGAGCGCTTGTCCTATCGGGATGTTATACCCGATTTGCCCAAGTCCAAGGAACCCGGCCTGGGTGACGTGGGCGTGTTCGACCTGGTCAAGGCCTTCCAAAAGATCCTCCAGCGCGCCCGCGAGCGCGAGGGATTCAAGGAAATCCACGAAGACCGCTTTACCGTCAGCGAAAAGATCGAGATGATCCTGAACCGGATCCAAACCGACCAGGTGATCCCATTTGAGAGCTTGTTTTCGGATTTAAGCTCGCGCACGGAGATTGTCGTGACATTTCTGGCGGTGCTGGAACTGGTCCGCCTCAAGCAGATCCGCGTCGCGCAATCTGAAAGTTTCGGCGAAATCGATCTGGTCCGCATCGATTCCGGTTTTCCGCCCGCGTCCCGGGTCGGAACAGAGCCCGATCCGCAAAACCCCGGCCAACCCATCATTGAATAAATCGAATTTATGGAATTGATCCGCATTGTTGAAGCCATTTTATTTACGGCTAATAAACCGTTAGATTTGGAGGAATTGACCCGCCTGGTCCGCGAGGGCGCGCAGGCCGAGCCGCTCCTGCAGCCCTCGGTCGAGGCGTCGGAGGACGAGGTGCGCGGGGCTGTCGATCAATTGAAGGCGGAACTGGAGGGGCGCAGCATGATGGTGCAGGAAGTGGCGGGGGGATACCGCATGGCCACGCGTGATGGGTTTGCCTCATGGATGAAGGTTTTGTTCGATGTGGCCCGCCCGCCCAAGCTCAGCCAGCCCGCCTTGGAAACGCTCGCGGTGATCGCCTACCGGCAGCCGATCTCCCGCGCGGAGATCGAGGCCGTGCGCGGAGTCGCCGTGGGCGGCGTTTTGGAGACGCTGGTGGACCGGGGCGTGGTGCGTGTGGCGGGACGCGCGGATGTGCCCGGACGCCCCCTGATTTATGAAACAACGGACTATTTTCTCGAGCATTTCGGACTAAGGGCCCTGAATGATCTGCCGAATGTTGAGGAACTCAAACGGGTTAAATTGCCGGACCCGGCATCGGACGACTCCAGCAAGCAACAAGAACTTATTCATGAACCTGCAGAAAATCAGGGATAAAATCGACGCCATTGACTCGGACCTGCTGCGCCTTTTAAACGAGCGCTGCCGGTTGTCCGAGGAGGTGGGGAAGCTGAAGCTTGCCTCCGGCCGGGCTGTGTTTGCTCCGGACCGGGAGGAAATGCTGTTGCGGCGCCTGGTCCGGCAAAACAAAGGGCCGATCGGGGCCGGGTCCTTGCGCGCGATTTACCGGGAGATTCTCTCGGCTTCGCGCAGCCGTCAAAAGCAGATGACGATCTGTTATTTTGGCCCGAAGGGCGCCTCCTGTCATCGGGCTGCGACGGAACGTTTCGGGGCCGCTGATAAATTTGTATCCAAACGCAGCATCCCCGAGGTGTTTGGTGTGCTTCAGCGCGGCGAGGTGGATGCCAGTGTGGTGCCGTCCGGAAATTTGAGCGATGGGACGGGCGATCAGGTGAACGATATGCTGGTAACCTCGGACCTGCTGATCTGTGGTGAAATTTATCCGCGGAGACGGCATGCGAACATTCACGAAGCGTGCCGCAACCGGGAGTGCCATTTCATTTTGAGCCGGGAAATGCCGCCGCCTTCCGGCCATGACAAAACCAGCCTCCTGCTTGCGGTTGAAAATGAGGCGGGGGCCTTGGATCGGGTGCTTCGCTTGTTTGCAGAGCAGGACTTGAACATTGAAAAAATCGAGTCCCGTCCCTCTGCCACAGGCAAACCGGAATATTTGTTTTTTGTTGATGTCAAAGGACATAGCCAGCAACCTAAACTCAGAAAGGCGCTGGGCCAGATTCGCAAAAAAACACGTTGGCTAAAAATCCTGGGTTCCTATCCGCAAGCGCAACATCATGTCTAAAGATTCCGAGCATGAAAAAAAGAGTCTGTTCGCCGGCCTGAAAGCACTCTTTCGGCCTGAGAAGGAGGATTTCGTCCCGAAGCCGATTGTACCACCGGCACCCGTTGCGCCATCGTCCGCACAACCCGCAAAGCCCCAGACCTTGCCTGGAGGCGAACCGTCGCTTGATTTGGCAAATGAGATGTCCGTTTTTGCGAAGCCCCCAACACTGGGCCGAAGCGTTACGGAGCGGATTACTCTGCCCAAGGAACAGCCTCCATCCCCGGATCTGGCCGCGGAGTTTGAGTTCCTCCGGCCCGGCGGAGCCGAAATTGAAGAAACCGTTCCGGCACCCAAGCCTCCGGACGTTCACATGGCAAAGGATCCCTTGTCGCCACCGCCGCCTCTGCCGCCGGGACCTGCAGTTTCCAGGCCGCCTGTTGAAGCAAGGATTGCTCCGCCTCCGATTCCGCCGCAAAAAAGCGGCGAGCCTGAAAAGCCGAAGGCGACAATTCCGGGAACAGTGCCCGAGCCTCCCCAGTCGGCCAAAAAGGAAGAGCTGCCTCTTCCCAGAGGGCCCGTCAGGAGCGGCAGAGTCATGGCGCCTGAACTGGCAGTCCAGATGAGGCGGACGGCCCCGCCTGCGCCACCCGCGCCGCCGCCGGTTCCAGTCAAACAGGAAGAGCTAAAAAAGGAGCCGATATCCGAGGCCAAGGGGAAAACCGTTCCTCTCGTCAAACCGCCTGTGGAAACTTTAAAATCCGAAGCAGGCGCCGTTCAGCCCACTGCAGTCCCATCCGATGAATTCCGGACCTTCAGCGGCGCTGAACTTGATAAAATCCGCATGCCGGCCGAGAGCGGGAAACCTGCCGCTGGCTCGAAGCAGACGGTCAGGCGCGTCGAACTGGAAGCCAACCGCGAACGCAAGAAAAAGCCCAGGGTGATCCTGCCTCCGCCTGAAGCACCTCCCCGCAGGCGGTTCCACTTCATGGTGCCCGAGTTTCCACGCTCCGTGCGCTGGTGGGCGCTGGGGCTTGTGCTGTTGGGGGTTGGAATCGGAACTTATCTCTATTTACGCGAGACAAGTGTTATTGCGCATGTGGTTCCCGGAGACCTGCAGATCGTTGACCGTCCGGCTGTGGTTTATAATTTTACGGGCAAACTGAGCCTGTTGAAATCGGATTATGCCAAGCGGGTACATCCGCTGGAAGAACAGTTGAAAGGCATCGAAGACGACCTCGCGGCCGCCCAGGCGGACATGGCGGGACGGCAGGAAAGAAAAAAGTCGCTCGAAGGCCAGATTTCTGGATTGGAGGCGGAAATCCCGAGATATGTCGATGCCAGCCAGACTGAGCTGGATGCCCTGTGGAAAACCCAGGGTGCTGCGCTTGACAGGGAGTATGCCGACACAAAGGAATCGTTGCAGAAGGAAATCGAAGACCGTGCAAAAAAATGCGGGCTGAAATACGAAAGAAACAAGGATATCGATGCGTTGGAAGTCGCGGTCAATTCGTACAAACTCTCCCTTTATGCCGCGCCCAAGGGGGTGAAAGTGGACGAGGAACGGGCGTTTGGCGAAGATATCCTAAGTCGCTGGAAAAAGTTTGAAGCGGATTGGCAGATCCGCCAGGCCGCCATCAAGGCGAAAGCCCTGGAAATCAAAAAGGAGCCCGCTCCAAAAATCGATGAGACGCGCGCCAGGATTGACGGCTTTAAGACCGATCTCTCGTCGCTTGAAACGGAATTGGTGTCCCTTCAGGACGAAGTGGATCGCTATTCGCAGGCGAAGAAGGAGATGGAAGGGCAGATCGAGGTCATTGTGCGGCAGTTTGTCACGGATCTGCTCGCAGCCCCGAATGATTTCATCAAGATGAAATACCCCATTGAAGCGGATGCGACAGTTCAAATGCACAACCTCCAGGACAAGTCGCTGGACCTGCCTCCCGGCAACTACATCTTTTTTGTCCAGGCCAAATCCCCGGATCAGATTTACTGGGCGATGAAGGAATTTGCCATCAAGGAGTATGAGAGGACGCAAATCGACATTACGCGGCAGGATTTTGTCCCGGCGCGCTCCTTCCTCAAGTAATCCCAAATCCGTGGATGTCTGGTCCCGGATGATTCCGGCGCGCTGGGAGGATGCTTGGATCGAGCGTCTTGTTTGGTCCGGCAGAGAAAATTGCGTCGTAACCCATTTGCCCGGGCATAAAACCGCCCGGGTGGAGGTTTACAGCCAGACAGCTTCCTCTTTGCGAAAACTTCAACATGCCTTCGGCGGCAAGGTGGTCCGCAGGCGCGCCGCCGCCTGGATGGCCTCGCAGCACCGCCATTTTTATCTGCCGCTGCCGCCGTATTTGTGTCTGGCTTCGGAAGCCTCCGCAGTGCCCGTGCCGCATCGCCGGTTGCCGCGGCTGATAATTCCGGCGGGGATCGCCTTTGGGACGGGAGAGCACGCCACCACCGCGATGTGCCTGCGCCGGCTATTGCGGCATCTTCCGGAAAAACCCGGAAATGTTTTGGATGCGGGAACCGGGAGCGGAATACTCGCGCTCGCGGCCGGACTGCTGGGGCATCGGGTGACCGGCGTGGATTTTGATCCGGACAGCATCCGGGTGGCCCGGGAAAATGCGGCGGGCAATGAACGGATTCCGGAGGTCCGCTGGGTTTGTTCTGATATTTTGCGCTTCAAGCCGGACCGGAAGTTTGATCTGATTGTGGCGAATCTTTTTTCCGATTTGTTGGGGAAAGCCCTGCCGCGATTCCGCCGCTGGCTGAAGAGGGAGGGGAAGTTGATTGTTTCCGGAATTTTGCGCGATCAGGAAGCGACGGTGATTAATGCGCTAAAGAAGAACGGCTTTACCGTACGGGAACGCCTCCGCAAGGGGAAATGGATTTGTTTGGTGGCTGTAATACCTCTTGGCTCCAGAGGCGGTTTATGCTAGGATTTTGAAGTGGTGAAAAAATTAGGGCTGATTTTTTGCGTCTGGGCGCTCGCGGGGACTGCGGCAAGGGCGGGCCTTTCGGATGCGGGTGCGGATACCGGGCGCAATTTCCAACCGAGCAAGCTCACGGATTATTCAAAGATGGTGTTTTCAACGAAGGAATTCTCAACCAAAACGCTGAATGAAAAGGAGTCCTCGGAGTTTGACCCCAAACGACTGTCTGGTTTCGGCACCTGGGATAACAAGGAGTTCAAGGGCACTTACAACACAAAAGAGTTCCAGGGTGTTTCCACCTATGCGGTTTCTTCCAAGTCGCCTTATTCCGCGTTAAATACCTACAATCCCGGCGGCAAGGAAATCAAAGGCAAGGTGCTGGAATTTCAGCCTGCGCGCGAGTCCGGCCAGATGACCAATTTTGCGGACAAAAAATTTCCAGGTAAAGGGATGGACGAGCGTTATAGCGGGCCCGAGCTGAAGGTCATTTCCAAGGAAGTCAAAGTCATCAATGACACCTTGAAAAACAAGGACGATCTCAAGGACCAGCGCCTGAGCATGGATCAGATCCGCGAGATACTGAACAAGAACAAGTAGGTTAGGGCTTGATGGTCAGGGTGCCTTCAGCCGAAATTTCAGGATAATTGGCCAGGATCATCTTCACATTGTAGGTGCCGGGCTTGGCGCTATTGAAAAGCTTTTCGATCGGGATTTGGCAATTGTAGGTGAGGGTTTCACCGTGATTCACAAAGCTTTTGCCCGTTGTTTGCTCAAATATCTTGTCGCCGGACCAGAGGTAGATCAGTTGGTCCTTGCCTTCAGTGACGGCGACGTCGTAGCGCTGCGCGTCGGGAAAGGAAAGAATGTAATTTTTCTTGCCCGCGTTTTTAACCTTGAAGGTGACCTTGACATCCGTTGGGGCAACGGTCGCCTGCTCCGCGGCCGAAGGCGTCTTTGACAGACTGTTGGGTTGAATGAGCAACTCCGCCTGAAAATCCTTCAGGTTGACTTCATTGGCCTTTTGCACCCGTTCCGGGTCTCCTGCAAAGATGGAAAAGCGCTTCCCGGGCGGATTGATGAATTGATTCGGGACCGATTGGCGGCTGGGGTTGACGTCGATTGCCGCCGCCCGGACGGCCAGGATCAGCAGTAAAACTGCGCTGGGTTGCCATTTCATTGAGGATTAGAATAAACATCCCCGGCCAGGATTCAATTTTTTTGCTTTTATTTCTTTGTTCCGCTTTAATCAAGGGCATGCGCATCAAAATTCTCGCGGTTGCGTTCTGGGGAGTTTTTCTGTCTGCCGCCATCGCCGGCAGTTCCAAGCCGGGGTTTGTTCTGCGGTTTTATTTGCAGTCCACCACGCAGACGGGGAGTAATTGGACGCTCGTTGAAGTGCCCGATCCACCCCAGACCATCGCGATCGAAAAATACGGTTTTCTCTCTGAAAAATACATAGACAAGGCCACTCTTCTGCCGGATGGGACGACTTTAATCCAGTTCGACAGCATAGGCGTGAATGTTCTCAATACGACCACGAGCGCAAACATCGGAAAAATCATGGTGGTGGTCTGTAACAACCGTGTGATTTACGCCCCGGTTATCGATCAACCGCTGACTCAGGGACGCATCATGCTGCCTGGAATCCAGCCTGAGGAACTCAAGCAACTCAGGGAATATATAGAGAAACACAAGAAGGGGTAAGCAGTGGAAAGGGAGGGGTCTATAGCATTATGAAATGTTTAAGCCAGATTGGGGGGATCAATAATAAGCGCTGCTTATCTTTAATTGCGGATGTTTCACCCTGTAATTGCTAGTTGCAACAAAGTCTCAATTTCCTTTTGCGTAATCCCCGATCTGTTCTATAGTTTTGTCGATGAGTTCCTTAGAAATTAAAAACCTGCACGCCACCATCGAAGGGCGCGAGATCCTGAAGGGCCTCTCCCTTACGATCCCCAAGGGTGAAATCCATGCCTTGATGGGGCCCAATGGTTCCGGCAAAAGCACCCTCGCCAAGGCTTTGGCAGGCCATCCGGACTATGAAGTCACGGAGGGGGAGGTTCTCATCGATGGTCAAAATATTCTGGAGATGGAACCGGATGCAAGGGCCCGTCTGGGCCTTTTCCTGGCTTTTCAATACCCGAGCGAAATTCCAGGCGTCACCATCGCCAATTTTATCCGTTCCGCGTTGCAGGCCCGCCTGCCCGAGGGTGAGGAACTCGATGCGGTCGAGTTTTACCAGGAACTTTATCGCAAGATGGATGAACTTGAAATGGACCGCAGCTTCACTTCCCGCTCAGTGAACGACGGCTTTTCGGGCGGCGAGAAAAAGCGGAATGAGATTTTACAAATGACCATGCTGAATCCGGCGTATGCGGTTTTGGACGAAACCGACAGCGGCCTGGACATCGACGCGCTGCGGATTGTTGCCGATGGCGTGAATCGTCTGCGCGGGCCGAAGTTGGGCGGGCTGGTCATTACGCATTATCAGCGGCTTTTGAATTATATTGTTCCGGATCATGTGCATGTGATGGTGCAGGGACGCATCGTGCGCAGTGGAGGCAAGGAACTTGCCCTGGAACTTGAAGAAAAAGGTTACGAGTCAATCATCCAGGCGGCTGGAGAACCGGTGGCTGCGTGATGCGCCGGAACACCGAACTGGAGTGAGTACAAATGAATGTCGCCGAAAAACCTGATTTGAATCTGGACGTGGAGATGGGAAATTTTTCCTATCCAGAGAGTTACGCCTTTGACGCGGGCATCGGCCTCAGCGAGGACACGGTACGTTACATCAGCGACATCAAGGACGATCCGGAGTGGATCCGCCAGTTCCGTCTGAGAGCTTTGGATATTTTTCTCAAGAAACCGACACCGACGCATTGGGCCAGCAAGGACCTGGAAAACATCCATTTTGAAAAAATCCGGTATTACCTGTCCAAGGGCCAGGTTCCCAAACGCAGTTGGGACGAAGTGCCGGATGATGTGAAGAGGACCTTCGAGCGACTGGGCATTCCCGAAAAGGAACGCAAATTTCTGGCCGGCGTGGAAGCGCAGTTCGACAGCGAAGCCGCCTACTCTAACATGAAGCAGGCCCTGACCGACCAGGGCGTGATCTTTGTGGGGAGCACCGAGGGATTGAAAAAATATCCTGAGATTTTCCGGCCCTGGTTCGGCAAGGTGATCCCGATCGGGGACAACAAATATTCCGCCTTGAACAGCGCGGTGTTCAGCGGGGGTAGTTTCATCTACGTGCCCAAGGGCGTGAAAGTCCGCCATCCGTTGCAGGCCTATTTCCGGATCAATGCCGAATCCTTCGGCCAGTTTGAGCGCACGCTCATCATTGCCGACGAAGGTTCTGAAGTGACCTACATGGAAGGCTGCACGGCCCCCAAGTTTGAGACCACCACGCTGCACAGCGCCGTGGTCGAACTGGTTGCGCTGAAAGGCGCCAAGATCCAGTACATCACCGTGCAAAACTGGAGCGCGAACGTTTTTAACCTGGTGACCAAGCGCGGCATGGCGATGGAAGAAGCCGAGATCAAGTGGATCGATTGCAACATCGGCTCGCGCCTCACCATGAAATATCCCGGCGTGATTTTGAAAGGCCGCAAGGCGCGCGGCGAAGTCCTCAGCATCGCCCTGGCCAACAACGGACAGCACCAGGACACCGGCGCCAAGATGATTCATGCGGCGGACGAAACCACCAGCAACATCATTGCCAAGAGCATCAGCATCGGCAAGGGCCGGTCAAGTTACCGCGGCCTGGTGCATATCCCGAAACACTTGAAGCATTGCAAGAACAACACGGAGTGCGACGCACTTCTCATCAACCCGGAATCCCGGACCGATACGTACCCTGCGATTTCGGTCCGGGGTGACGGGAACTCCGTCCAGCACGAGGCCAGCGTGAGCAAGGTCAGCGCCGAGCAGATTTTTTACATGCAACAGCGCGGACTCAGCGAGGCCCAGGCCATGAGCCTCAGCGTCAACGGATTCGTGAACGACCTCGTCAACCAGTTCCCGATCGAATACAGCGTCGAACTGAAACGTTTAATCGATCTTGAAATGGAAGGCTCAGTCGGCTAATTCGGAAGGTTCAAAACCTCAATATTAGACAAGGAAAACTATGGCAGATTTAGCAAACCGTTATCCGGAAAATGTTCCGGGATCGTATTACGTGGACAACCAATGCATCGACTGCGACCTGTGCCGTGAAACGGCTCCGGCCAATTTCAGCCGTCAGGACGACGGCGGCTACTCGTATGTCTATAAGCAGCCGGCCAGCCCTGAAGAGGCCGCGCTCTGCAAGGAAGCCATGGAAGGCTGTCCGGTTGAAGCCATCGGCAACGACGGCGCCTGACCCTTTTTTACTCGGTTAAATCGGGCTCAAAAGCGGCCCCGCCAGAGCCGGAGCCGGACGAAAACCCGGTTTCCGAATCTGGGAGTCTGATGAAATACATGGAAACTGTTGTGGAAGAGAAATCATCGGGGACGGCGGCAAACGCCACAGGGACAAGCTCTTCCCTGTTATCAGATCCGGTTCCCGGCCGCCAAACGTCCGAACTTCCGGCTTGGTGGGTGGAAGGGCAACTGGAAAGCTGGAAACGGTTTCAGTCGCTGCCCATGCCCAAACGCAAGGATGAAGACTGGCGCTTTGCGACGATCCAAAGCCTGGAGCTCGGCCCCTATGTGCTGCCGGATCCGACGCCCGAATCCTTCCGCGAACAGATACTCAACGCTTCCAAAGCCGATTTTGAGACGGCCGGACATGCGGTTTTTGCCAATGACGAACTGCTGTCGTTTTCCGCCATCTCGGCGGACCTGGCAGCCCGCGGGGTTATCTTCGAACCCATTTCATCGGCCTTGCGCAAACATCCTGATTTGCTGAAAAAGCACTTCATGGAACAGCCCGTTGTTTTGGGCTCTGAAAAATTTTCCGCCCTGCACCGCGCCCGCTGCTGCGACGGCATTTTGCTTTATGTGCCGAAGAATGTGGCGGTCGAATTGCCATTGGCGGCCTGGCATTGGATGACCGGCCGGAACAGTTCCGTTTTCCCGCACACGCTGATTGTGGCGGGCGACAACAGCTCGGTGACCTTTGCTGATTTTTACCGTTCGCTGGACGAGACGCCCGGCTTTGCGTGCAGTGTGAGCGATTTGATCGTAGGGCAGGGGGCCCGCGTCAATTATCTCTGCTGCCAGACATGGAGCGAAAGCGTGCTGACATTCCAGATGTGCTCGACTCATGTCGGCAAGGACGCCAACGCGAAATCGTTGAACTTCAATCTGGGCGGCTCGTTTGCCCGCATCGAAAGCCACAGCCGCCTGGCCGGGCCCGGCGCGCGCAGCGAAATGCTCGGCTTGTCCGCCTGCCACGGGCGCCAGGAGTTCGACCAGCGGACCCTGCAGGATCACATTGAGCCCAATACCTGGAGCGACCTGCTTTACAAAAACACGCTGAACCATCGCGCGAAAACGATCTTCGAAGGCTTGATCAAAGTGGAGCCGGGCGCGAAGCAAACCGATGCCTATCAAACAAATCGCAACCTTCTTCTCAGTGCCGACGCCGAGGCCGATTCGATGCCGGGCCTGGAAATCCGCAACGACGACGTGAAGTGCAGCCACGGCGCCACGACCGGGCAGATTGATTTTGAAGAATTATTTTACATGCAGACCCGGGGCATCCCGCGCCATGAAGCCGATTACCTGATATCGGTCGGTTTCGCCGAGGAAGTGCTGTCGCGCTTTGGGCGGCCCGAAATCAGCGCGCAGTTGCGCGGATTGATTGCCGAAAAATTCCTTCGCTCCAGGGGCATCAGTGTGGATGCGGTGGCCGAGGGCGGGATCGACGAAACCAATGTCCGCAGCCTGCAGGGGACGGAATAGTTCCCGGAACAAAATTTCATGAGCAAGCACGATCCGGTCAAGCTTACGCGCGACGTTGAAGCCACGCGCATCCCCAGTGGTGAGAAATTGACCCTCAAAGCCGGGCTTGAAGTCGGCATTACCCAGTCTTTGGGCGGGACCTATACCGTGGTGTCGAACCAGGGCATGGCCCGCATCGAAGCGCGCGACGCCGATGCGCTGGGTCTTGAATCGGCGAAGGACGCTGCGGATCTGCCCGCTGCCGGGGAGCCGTTGGATGGCAAACAGATCGAAGCCAAAATTTGGGAGCTGCTGAAAACGGTTTATGATCCTGAAATTCCCGTGAACATCGTCGATCTGGGTTTGGTTTATGACCTGAGTCTGGAGCCAAAAGACGACGGCACCCACAAGGCCCAGGTCAAGATGACCCTGACCGCGCCGGGCTGCGGCATGGGGCCCGTGCTGCAGAACGACGCCCAGAACAAGATTTTGAGCATTGGCGGAGTCAGCGAAGCCGAGGTGTTCCTCGTCTGGGAACCGCCCTGGCACCAGGGCATGATCAGCGAAGTCGGCCGCATGAAACTGGGCCTGGTTTAGGAAGTTTCACCGCAGTCGCAGAGAGCGCAGAGGAATACGGGTTTAACCGCTGATAACGCGGATTCCCCAGATTTCTGGCTTAAAACTTTCATTGAACCACGGATAAACACGGATGGACACTGATGTTGAAACACCGTGAGCGCTGAAGGCGCGGAATAGGGTGGAAAATTTTGGAGTGCGTCCGCCGCTGCGGACGCTTTGCATTTGTATTAACGTCATGTCGCTCGCGGTACATGGATATTCGAAGCCGTTCTCAAAAATCACTAAGAACCAAGAACAAGGAACCAAGAACTATTTCCCCCTTCCTCTCCCACCCAATCCCGGACTTGTCTCCAGCCCGAATCCATGCATGCTGCTGGGATCTGTGAGGTCTTCCTGAATGAAATTGCCCTAAATTTAAAATACTGTTAGGTTCAATATTATGAGCAAAATACTACAGCTCCTTGCGAAACGCTACGCCCTTTTTGCGCTACGAACACGCTCAAATCCAAATCTATCGATTTGTTTATGTATCCTTGGTGTACTCAATGCCTTTCGTAATTTCTGGATTTATTTCAGTAAAGCAGGACAGGATTATCATTTTTGATTCGGTGCATTTATGCTTGTTCTTACTCTTAGTATTTTTCAAAATATAGGTGTAAGGCTGCTATTTGATGAAATGGGAAAAGAGAATACCTAACTACCTATTCATCAAATCCCTTCCTCCACCATGAAAACCATCCTTTGTTTCCTCGCTGCCACGGTGCTTTTTTCCCCGGGGTTGCATGCCCAGAAAACTTTGGACTGGGACGCGGGCCCGCTCCCGGAAGACCAGCTTAAAACGGTGCAATTCCGCGGGTGGATACCGGGCGGCGACGGCCCTTTGAACGGGGTGGTGGTCCTGATTCCGGGCCGCCACGGCGACGGTCGTGGCATGGCGGACGATCCCCACTGGCAGGCGCTCGCCACCGACGTGCGTTTCGCCATCCTGGCCTGCCGTTTTGCCGATGGCGACCCCTTCGCGTATCAAGGCGATCAGGGACCGCTCTGCAAAGTTATCAACCAAGCGGTGGAAAAGCTGGCGCAGGACAGCGCGCACGAAGAACTGCGCAAAGCGCCCCTGGCATTGTGGGGGCACTCCGCGGGATCGAATGTTTCGGTCCGCTATTGCACCTATTTCCCCGAACGAGTGGCCGCCTTTGCCAGCATCAGGGGGACTTGTGGCCCCGGAGCCGACATGCCTCCCGGCAAAGCTGAGATCCCTATTTTTATTGCCACCGGCGGGAAAGACAAACCGGACTGGGTGCAAGATGCGCTGAAAAACTACGAGGCCGGACGTCAAAAACACGCGGTATGGACGCTGGCTCTCAATCCCAACGAGGGCCATGACATTGGGAAAAGCATGGATGTTGCCATCCCGTTCCTGCGCTCGGCCATTCGCAAACGGCTGTCGCTGGACGATACAGGCCACGGAAGCTTGCAAACCCAAGGCTCCGGCCAGGTGCATCTGGAGCGGATATCTTTTCAATCCGGCTGGCTGGGTGATCCGAAAACCTACGACATCGCCGTTAACAATGATTTTCATGGCAAACGTCACGAAGCCGTCTGGTTGCCGGATGAAGATGTGGCCAAAGCCTGGCAGTTGTATCTTCGCGGGAATTAAGAGCCCCAAATCTGGCCCTTATGAACCGGGCATCCACTACTAATGGTATTTTTTATTGCCACGTAGCCCGAGCCCTCTTTAATAGTCTGGATGTATTTAAAGTCATTGGAACTCGCCGGGTTCAAATCCTTCGCCCCCCCGACTGCCATTAACTTCCACCGCGGTGTCACCGCCATCGTCGGCCCCAATGGCTGCGGAAAGAGCAATGTGCTCGATTCCATCCGCTGGGTACTGGGCGAAACTTCCGCCAAAGCCCTGCGCGGGGCCCAAATGCAGGACGTGATTTTTGGCGGCACCGACTCCCGAAAATCCATGGGCATGGCCGAGGTGTCCATGACCTTTGCCGACTGCGAAAAGGATCTCGAAGTCGATTTCAACGAAGTCCGGATCACGCGGCGTGTTTTCCGCGATGGCCGCAGCGAGTACGAAATCAACAAAACGCCCTGCCGCCTCAAAGACATCCACAAGCTTTTCATGGACACCGGGATCGGGCGCAGCGCGTACTCGATCATGGAGCAGGGGAAAATCGACCAGATCCTGAGCTCCAAGCCGGAAGACCGCCGGGCGGTTTTCGAGGAAGCGGCCGGCATCACCCGGTTTAAATCGCAGAAAAAGGAGGCTCTCAGAAAGCTGGAGCTAACCGAAGGCAACCTGCTCCGTGTCACCGACATTATCCGCGAGGTGGGCCGCCAGATCGGCTCCCTGCAGCGCCAGGCCTCCAAGGCGCGACGCTACCAGGAGGTGTACAACCGCCTGCGCGACATCGATACGCGC of the Candidatus Methylacidiphilales bacterium genome contains:
- a CDS encoding segregation/condensation protein A — translated: MMDLETADWKIKLPVFEGPLDLLLYLIKKEEVDIYQVELDKICDQYLAYLGALRDMELEVAGEFLVIAATLVYIKSRSLLPEDQQLTAEEDEEGEDPRWELIRQLVEYKKFKDAAGQLGEMQQLQERLSYRDVIPDLPKSKEPGLGDVGVFDLVKAFQKILQRAREREGFKEIHEDRFTVSEKIEMILNRIQTDQVIPFESLFSDLSSRTEIVVTFLAVLELVRLKQIRVAQSESFGEIDLVRIDSGFPPASRVGTEPDPQNPGQPIIE
- the scpB gene encoding SMC-Scp complex subunit ScpB; this encodes MELIRIVEAILFTANKPLDLEELTRLVREGAQAEPLLQPSVEASEDEVRGAVDQLKAELEGRSMMVQEVAGGYRMATRDGFASWMKVLFDVARPPKLSQPALETLAVIAYRQPISRAEIEAVRGVAVGGVLETLVDRGVVRVAGRADVPGRPLIYETTDYFLEHFGLRALNDLPNVEELKRVKLPDPASDDSSKQQELIHEPAENQG
- the pheA gene encoding chorismate mutase — its product is MNLQKIRDKIDAIDSDLLRLLNERCRLSEEVGKLKLASGRAVFAPDREEMLLRRLVRQNKGPIGAGSLRAIYREILSASRSRQKQMTICYFGPKGASCHRAATERFGAADKFVSKRSIPEVFGVLQRGEVDASVVPSGNLSDGTGDQVNDMLVTSDLLICGEIYPRRRHANIHEACRNRECHFILSREMPPPSGHDKTSLLLAVENEAGALDRVLRLFAEQDLNIEKIESRPSATGKPEYLFFVDVKGHSQQPKLRKALGQIRKKTRWLKILGSYPQAQHHV
- a CDS encoding 50S ribosomal protein L11 methyltransferase, encoding MRGRKSTLRGRILSRRAPSSSNPKSVDVWSRMIPARWEDAWIERLVWSGRENCVVTHLPGHKTARVEVYSQTASSLRKLQHAFGGKVVRRRAAAWMASQHRHFYLPLPPYLCLASEASAVPVPHRRLPRLIIPAGIAFGTGEHATTAMCLRRLLRHLPEKPGNVLDAGTGSGILALAAGLLGHRVTGVDFDPDSIRVARENAAGNERIPEVRWVCSDILRFKPDRKFDLIVANLFSDLLGKALPRFRRWLKREGKLIVSGILRDQEATVINALKKNGFTVRERLRKGKWICLVAVIPLGSRGGLC
- a CDS encoding BsuPI-related putative proteinase inhibitor yields the protein MKWQPSAVLLLILAVRAAAIDVNPSRQSVPNQFINPPGKRFSIFAGDPERVQKANEVNLKDFQAELLIQPNSLSKTPSAAEQATVAPTDVKVTFKVKNAGKKNYILSFPDAQRYDVAVTEGKDQLIYLWSGDKIFEQTTGKSFVNHGETLTYNCQIPIEKLFNSAKPGTYNVKMILANYPEISAEGTLTIKP
- the sufC gene encoding Fe-S cluster assembly ATPase SufC — its product is MSSLEIKNLHATIEGREILKGLSLTIPKGEIHALMGPNGSGKSTLAKALAGHPDYEVTEGEVLIDGQNILEMEPDARARLGLFLAFQYPSEIPGVTIANFIRSALQARLPEGEELDAVEFYQELYRKMDELEMDRSFTSRSVNDGFSGGEKKRNEILQMTMLNPAYAVLDETDSGLDIDALRIVADGVNRLRGPKLGGLVITHYQRLLNYIVPDHVHVMVQGRIVRSGGKELALELEEKGYESIIQAAGEPVAA
- the sufB gene encoding Fe-S cluster assembly protein SufB; this translates as MNVAEKPDLNLDVEMGNFSYPESYAFDAGIGLSEDTVRYISDIKDDPEWIRQFRLRALDIFLKKPTPTHWASKDLENIHFEKIRYYLSKGQVPKRSWDEVPDDVKRTFERLGIPEKERKFLAGVEAQFDSEAAYSNMKQALTDQGVIFVGSTEGLKKYPEIFRPWFGKVIPIGDNKYSALNSAVFSGGSFIYVPKGVKVRHPLQAYFRINAESFGQFERTLIIADEGSEVTYMEGCTAPKFETTTLHSAVVELVALKGAKIQYITVQNWSANVFNLVTKRGMAMEEAEIKWIDCNIGSRLTMKYPGVILKGRKARGEVLSIALANNGQHQDTGAKMIHAADETTSNIIAKSISIGKGRSSYRGLVHIPKHLKHCKNNTECDALLINPESRTDTYPAISVRGDGNSVQHEASVSKVSAEQIFYMQQRGLSEAQAMSLSVNGFVNDLVNQFPIEYSVELKRLIDLEMEGSVG